The Archocentrus centrarchus isolate MPI-CPG fArcCen1 chromosome 12, fArcCen1, whole genome shotgun sequence nucleotide sequence gacctcttggatgagtcgtcgctgcgcccttgaggtaattttgggcggccggccactcctgggaaggttcaccactgttccatgtcttcgccatttgtggataatggctctcactgtggttcgctggattcccaaagctttggaaatggctttataaccctttccagactgatagatctcaattactttctttctcaattgctcctgaatttctttggatctcggcatgatgtgtagctttcaaggatcttctggtggaccttactgtgtcaggcagctcctatttaagtgatgtcttgattgggaacaggtgtggcaataatcaggcctaggtgtggctagggaaattgaactcaggtgtgaaaaaccacagttatagtatgttttaacaaggggggcaatcactttttcacacagggccatgatggtttggattttttttcacctttactaataaacaccttcatttacaacttgcattttgtgtttacttatgttgtccttgactattgtttaaattggtttgatgttccgaaacacttaagtgtgacaaacatgcaaaaaaacaggaaatgaggcagggggcaaacactttttcacaccactgtatctAAGTGAGCTTCAAAAGAATGTAAAAGTTTGAGGCTATGGCAGATGGGAAGTCACAGTCGGTGCATTGAAAATTTGCAGAAATGTTGCAAAGagtatctttttttgtttttacaaatgcTACAATGCCTCAACCAGCCCCAAATAAATTTTGCACTGTGAAATAGATACAAAACATGAACAGAGTTCCCTAATATTTCTTATGTATAGTTATTTTAGTCCTTACTAAGATAATCTGACAGCGCTGTTTATAAAAgatgttattttattgttagAAAAAGTGGATTACTTTGCCTGACTCTGCTTGGATCAGCTGGCTGTTTTCCTGGTGTCCCAAACACCTGTTGCCAGCAaagaagttgcagagtgccctctggcaGACAAACtgtgcaacatcaacactcataacatggttgaagAGTGTTTGTCTCAtctctactttttaattttcattttataaatgcTTATGCTGATATACTGGCCTGGCCAATGAAAAGAAGTTTGTGTGGACCTTTTTGCCATGCATGCTTATGCCAAAGTATCCCTTCTCTTTAGGTGCTCATTTGTAAGTGGTATTTGTTTAAAATGCTGATTTTAATGAAATCCCAGGAATGAAATAAGACAGCTAATGTTtgggtgttgtttgttttgctgttttttgatttatttgttttttctattctccaaacgggggaaaaaaaaggtgatttaattttttatatttttatatatatatatatatatatatatatatatatatatatatatatatatatatatatatatatatatatatatataaaacacgtGGACttagttgttttatttattttgtgcgttacattattttaactttaaatcAACGTCCGTAGTAACATAGCAACAACGCACCTGTGTGGCTCAGACACGGTGACGTCACTCGGGTCAGATTCCGGAGATTTTTGCGGCGCAGATGAGGCGAGTCTGGACGAAGAAAGTTTCTGCTTCCTGAGTGACTGCGGAGCCGGGACTTCTCACACTTCCCTCGAAGCATTTAGAGTATTTCTACGTAAATAAGGtaacttttctttcttctaaAAGTTTTTGTCACAGTCTGAGGACAGAAAGGTGCGCCATCTTCGATGTTTTcgctgctgtgctgcactcgCGCAACTACTGATAAACACTGGGAAACTACCGCTCACGTCTGAAACTCTGAAAACTATCCTTGCTGGTTTTTAAACGCAGCAGCccagcaacaaaaaaacaaaaaaccaaaaaaacgaagcaaaaaacaaaactaaaactaaacaaaagacCCATAACATAACATACAGCAGCCATCTTTGCAGCATAAAATTAACTGATGCACGGAAATCGGCTGGCTGGCGTCAccattcagtattttttttttcgcattattaatattatttgccTATTGTCATTCTCACTTTATTAGGAAATGTTAGTCGACTTTTAGACTGTTAATTTGATGAGCCAGATgcacttttgtttttctgagtaTCACTTTAAACCATAAATCTGAGATTTGGACTCACATCAAAAATCCTACAGTGCTGCAGTTTTCATCCAGCTGCAAGAATTAAAGTGTCGACAAAAGGActattttgtaatatttgaaATTTGTCTGatatctgttttctttgtgtaacAGGTTTGCTTCTCTGATCCGGGATGACCACCAAGGCTGCTGTCAGGCCTGATGAAGGTCTGATGATGATGCAGGAGCTTGACGACCGCCTGAAAGAGCAGATTGACAAACTAGAGCACGTTCGTCTTGCTGCTGTTGAACTGAAGGATAACTTGTCTGGGGTACTTTAGTTAAAATGCCTATCTGTAACATAAACAACTGtttaataaaactgtattttaatcgagctttcttctatttttatgtcgttttattttaattcagagCAACAGTGACCTAAGCCAGTCAATCAGTGACCATTTGGAGTGGCTGAATCACTTGTCTGAGCGAGTTGAGACTCTTCACATGAACACAACTGTTTTTGTTCAGGTGGGAAAGGGATGGAATTTCTGAAATGGGCATGGCAGTTATTTCCCAGCATTATCAATGAAGACTGTGACTTCACTGATGAAAGTGGGACAGCCTtctactttatttttatgtcaGTAGGGTGACAGGAAGACTTGATTGTTAACACCCACTACTGTGGTGACAAACAGTTGCAAGACTAATCAGtgggggtgggtgtgtgtgtgtgtgtgtgaaactaaAATCTGAATTGGAAAGTATTAAAATGTTGATACAGGCTTTGTTTATGAAAGGgtcttcatttctttgtatgctTTCCAGATGAATCCAAAACCTCGCGCATGGTCAGGAAAACAGAGTTCCAAATGTGGGTACCGCGGGGGTCGTCTCCACCAAGCAGATGATGCTCTCTCTGAGTTTGGATGGTCCCCCATTCGCATGCGACGCGGCAGCGATGCTGCCTCTGAAATGTCCTGTAATTGGTGACCATGTAAACAGTTCTGTATGACAGCTAAGGTTTCAAAATAACACATGAATacgtttgactttttttttttttagagctacatttttcacatatttaatgtttttactacatttttctctgcagtgtACCACATTGCTGAACatcctgtatttttaataaaactatggCTTTATAATTTTGTTTGCCTTTGTGTAAAATTCTCTAGCCTCAGCTCTTTTTAGCAACTTCacacataaaaatattattggtgCAATCGGTAAAACAGTAATGTCTGAACATTTTTTGAGAAATTGCTAAGTAGGAGATTTGTTACTTTAAGTTTATATGTTTTGCTTCAAAAACTGCAAATGGTGTGATTACTtcactcttcttctttcagctgatccCTTTAAGGGTCATTGCAGCAGAttgtctgcctccatctcacactatcctcctctgtcacaccaaccctctgcatgtcctccttcactacatccgtGAACCTCcattgtccaatatatccactatagCCTCCTCTGCACAAGTCAAAACCATCTTAGTCTTGTTTCTCCATCTTTGTCTCCAAAATGCTAAACCTGAGTTGCTTCTCTGATGTGctaatttctaatcctgtctattctggtcactcccaatgaaaatctgagcaACTTCAGCTCACaccaggtctcactaccatcttataaacctttcctttcactcttgGTGCAATCCTTCtggcacaaatcacccctgacactgcTCTCCACTCACTCGACCCTGcatgcactctcttcttcacctttctTGTGCACCACCCATTGCTTTGGATAGTTGACCTCAAGTATTTAAGCTTATCCACATTCACTTCCTCTGCTTCTTGCAGCATCACTGCGACACCTGttttctcattcacacacacttgcttctactgacttcaATTCCTTATGAAAATCTCATTCTTGATTatttgcatgtttgatttggcagattttatgCTGGATACCCTTCCTGACGCAGCCCTCCTCATTCATCCGGGCTTAGGACCTGCACTAGGAGCACACTGGCTTGTGTGATGACTTCACACAAACCTCATATAAACTGGTATTTAGTAACAACTACAGTTTGGTTGTTAGGCGTGAAATCACCGTTGCGCATTGGCCGGCAGAGGGCGCTGCTGTCTGGCCTGCATTAGGTCATTGTTAACCGAACTGTTGTAAATAAAGCTTTGGCAGAACGCGTGGTTGATAATTCTGGAAGGAGCGCTTGGTTTGATAAAGTAGAAACACCTTTCCCCGAAGAAAAACTGTCAATATACTCAGCTAAACttatttttatatctttattcAACGTTACGGGTATTGTGTAAACCCCGGAGAAACATGGCAGAAAGCGACTGGGACACGGTAACTGTCTTGAGGAAGAAGGGGCCGACTGCTGCTCAGGCCAAATCCAAGCAGGTTAGTGCGAATGGCTCACTTCGTTTGTGTTTTCGTGCTTGTACTGgcacacatttttccttttcgGATATCTGCTTTACCGAGTGAAACAATCATGTGAAGTCTATAAGTAAAAGCTATTTCTGTACGCGGTTGCTTGTTGAACTGCTAGGAGCCGTCGCCCATCGTTCTGGTTTAGTTCAATAATGAGAGATATGTACGTAACGTTTCCCATAACGTTAGCTAGCAAAACGAACTGCCAAAGGGCCGTTTTAGAGAGACTTGAGCCGTCTCTGTGAGTGTTTTTACCCAAACAAACTACTGCAACGCTAGCTAACTAACCAGCCTTCCGGTACAAACTTAAAGCATGTTTTCGATTTGCCACTGGTTCTTGTAACACATGGACTCCTCAACAAACCAAACCTGGGACAGAGAACGGTTCCACTGAGTCCGGGGTAGCTTCTCTAATATCAGTGTTTGATGGTTAAAACAAAGGCTTTTCtaaacaaacaattttgtgCTCATTTATGCCAATTGATAGGCATGCTTGTGTGTAGACGTTTGGCTAACATCTTTAAATGCTACAAACAAGGTTAGTTTAAACTGTAACTTATATAAAgcagtacttttatttttaatgtcgTCCAGGTAGATGTTAGGAATCATTAAAATGACCGGAAAATTTGTGTAAATGAGTGCAAAAATCTTTAATTTCTTAAGTTGAACCATTGACCATAACACGTCTCCTCCGTGAGGCCATTGTGACTAACGTTTTTAAAGTATATTGAAAGGACGGTTCAAGATTTCAGATTATAGACTTGTGTGGGTTGGTTGTGGTGTGGGGTGTCGTAAAAGACTGGACTTTAATGTTAGGTCTCTGTGTATGTGAAAGCTGAAAGATTGTTTGTGCTCAGGCTCAGTTTGTGTGCTTaggttttttttacacagtcaGTTTTCTTGGATAAACAGATTTGTTACTTATTAACCAAATGACATGTTGTAACCAGAGTGTAGAGAGTCTGGCCACAGTGCAACCGGGTGCCAATGAGTCAGTGAGCTGGAATATGTTCTGAAATATTGTGACCTGTATgtgtctcatctttttttttccaggcgaTCACGGCTGCTCAGAGACGCGGGGAGGAAGTTCAAACAACCAAGAAATGTAAATTCTTGATTGTTAGTTTGATACTATAAGAACGAAGTCAGCATACTTACCTGTGTTGTGTTTACTCCAGTATTTGCTCGCCACCCTGCTCATTGCCCAGTGATGGTTTACTTTTATCCACGCCATTTCATGCAGGGGCTGCAGGGCAGAACAAACAGCACCTTGTGACAAAAAATACAGCCAAACTGGACAGGGAGACAGAGGAGCTACACCATGATAGGGTTCCCCTGGAGGTGGGCAAGGTCATTCAACAAGGCAGACAGGAAAAAGGCCTGACCCAGAAAGATCTGGCCACtgtgagtaaacaaacatatTATGCTTTCCAGCATACAGGCTCAGAGACTGCTGGAAAATGTGCCCTGTGAGAGAGTGACTTggacatattaaaaataaatgtaaaagtgGAAAATTGATTGGAGAAAGCAAACCAAGTAAGTGACACATAGTGTGAAATTGAAGTGATCCAAAGTTTTAACATGATTACAGTGATGAGCAAAAGTTTTACTTAGTGGCACGGATTTTGTGTTTAATACACTTGGCCACGTCAGATTTTATTTAGATTAGTTATTGCATGCTTTTAGGATATAGTGAAGGACAGTCATGAGCATTTCACAAGTTTCAAAGAGTTTTATtggcaaataaatcaaatttatgCAAAGAGTCAGTATTTACAGTGTTGACCCTTCTTCTTCATAACTGCTGCAATTCTCCGTGGCATGCTGGGATATCGGCTTCAAGGCCAAATCCTGACTGATGGCGATCCATTCCTGCCTTATAGTCGAGCACAGTTTCCAGGCTTCTGCTCATCTGCCTGCGTTTTATGGAATGACCATACTGAGAATATCATCAACTTCTTCCAGCAATCCCAGAACAATTTGGTGATCTACTGTGTCGCAAGACAAAAATGATAGCTAAGTGGCTCAGAGATATTAACATTTTGAATCTATGGCCAGGAAACTCCCTAGGTCTTAATCCAGTAGAGAATCTATGGTGATTGTTCCTCACTGTATCATAGAaacttgtaaaaataaaaaatgaaacagcAAAGTGTACAAATTTGTTAGACTGTTATAACTTTTGGCCATGACGGTACTTTGGctgttggtttatttttttagcatttgCTACCAAAACAGTTTCCATTACAAACCTTACTGTCAGTGTTTAGTGTAGCCTTGGAGTGACTTGAAGTGTGCAACCAA carries:
- the edf1 gene encoding endothelial differentiation-related factor 1 homolog, with protein sequence MAESDWDTVTVLRKKGPTAAQAKSKQAITAAQRRGEEVQTTKKWAAGQNKQHLVTKNTAKLDRETEELHHDRVPLEVGKVIQQGRQEKGLTQKDLATKINEKPQVIADYECGRAIPNNQVMGKIERAIGLKLRGKDIGQPLEPKSKTK